The Malus sylvestris chromosome 3, drMalSylv7.2, whole genome shotgun sequence genomic sequence GAGCGGTTCTCGGAATCGAGCTCGAATCGCCATCCAACGAGCCTTACCTTTCAACTTCGCTACAAGATTTTTGGGGTAGGAGGTGGAACCTTATGATAACAAATACGTTGCGCCAGACTGTGCACAAACCCGTGCGGTCAGCGGCCGAGACCTTCTTGGGGACTGCATGGGCCCCACTGCTGGCCGTGTTAGCCACGTTTTTGGTATCGGGTTTGATGCACGAGCTCATATACTTCTTCATGACGCGTGCGACTCCCACCTGGGAGGTTACGtggttctttgttcttcatgggGTGTGTTTGGTCGTCGAGTTTGGCGTGAAGAAGGCGTTGGGTGGAAGGTGGCCGCTGCATTGGGTTGTGTCAACACCGTTGACCATCGTTTTCGTGGTGGCCACCGCGACTTGGTTGTTCTTTCCACCGTTGGTCAGGAACGGCGTGGATACAAGAGCTATTGAGGAGTGCAAGGAATTGGTAGAATTTGTAAAGCAAAAGTTGAAATGGGACCAATTTTCATGGCCGACCATTTCTTTAGGACATTAAACTGTTAGCGTGTGAATCCAAACAATTTAAGGTCTTAGTTTTCACCTTTGTCGTAAAAGGACTCTTAAATTTGTGTACAATGGAA encodes the following:
- the LOC126614461 gene encoding probable long-chain-alcohol O-fatty-acyltransferase 5, with the translated sequence MGSMEEEIKNLIKVCLSIFASLCYTYFIASKIPKGKLRLLSLLPIFYLFTTLPLSLSAALPAGVFAMFITWVGSFKLLLFSFGHGPLSSDPPLNSLLLFIFTACLPIKTSQQLLPNLERTPKLPLNLPTKILLFGILVALTDYKKYLHPRILLGQYCCMLYLFVDVLVGVANAMMRAVLGIELESPSNEPYLSTSLQDFWGRRWNLMITNTLRQTVHKPVRSAAETFLGTAWAPLLAVLATFLVSGLMHELIYFFMTRATPTWEVTWFFVLHGVCLVVEFGVKKALGGRWPLHWVVSTPLTIVFVVATATWLFFPPLVRNGVDTRAIEECKELVEFVKQKLKWDQFSWPTISLGH